Proteins from a genomic interval of Schistosoma mansoni strain Puerto Rico chromosome 2, complete genome:
- a CDS encoding U4/U6-associated RNA splicing factor-related yields the protein MSTFNAGPANTGAAPVELTAGKIREMMANAQRAIAQRKFELGLTENGAANGLNFPPGVIPDTETVDKMRRAAQLQAQINARLNSGILSSHSVNSDSRKSKDIPNVIFDEEGKTIDASTGEEIQLTHYTPTLKANLRAKRAQQFKEVLQTTTQKKPQKSSVSTIFFDPRLRVKTASRPKRQLSFHEPGKFVKMAQRMRTKFQLQILQESVAQAVRKTGIASAAKLSTIQPKRSIDETDIPLLEWWDAYILKEGVTSYSTLDELAIHGLPVSAAVNKAWITSLVEHPVKLKPPTDLSKPPEIPLLLTKKERKKLRRQNRQEAQREKQEKVRLGLMPPPEPKVRLANLMRVLGSDAVQDPSKVEAYVRAQMESRKRAHEAANAARKLTKEQARYKRIKKIREDTSHAVHVAVYRQFIYFCLN from the exons ATGTCGACATTTAACGCTGGGCCAGCAAATACAGGAGCTGCACC tGTGGAGCTCACTGCAGGAAAAATCCGTGAAATGATGGCTAATGCTCAGAGAGCAATAGCTCAACGGAAGTTTGAGCTTGGCTTG ACGGAGAATGGTGCTGCTAATGGGTTAAATTTTCCTCCAGGAGTCATTCCTGATACAGAGACAGTTGATAAAATGAGGCGAGCTGCTCAGCTACAAGCGCAAATAAACGCTCGCTTGAATTCAGGAATTCTGAGTAGTCATTCTGTAAACAGTGATTCCAG AAAGTCGAAGGATATTCCCAA TGTGATCTTCGACGAGGAAGGTAAAACTATCGATGCTTCTACTGGTGAGGAAATACAGCTTACTCACTACACACCAACACTTAAA GCCAATCTCAGAGCAAAGCGTGCTCAACAGTTCAAAGAGGTTCTTCAAACCACAACTCAGAAGAAACCTCAAAAGTCTTCAGTCTCAACCATATTTTTTGATCCTCGGCTAAG AGTTAAAACTGCTTCACGTCCAAAACGACAGCTGAGTTTCCATGAACCTGGAAAGTTCGTCAAAATGGCTCAGCGCATGCGAACCAAGTTCCAACTTCAAATCTTACAGGAATCCGTCGCCCAAGCTGTCAGGAAAACGGGTATTGCTAGTGCAGCCAAACTGTCGACCATTCAGCCCAAACGTTCCATTGATGAGACAGATATACCATTACTGGAATGGTGGGATGCTTATATTCTGAAGGAGGGTGTAACTAG TTACTCTACTTTAGATGAACTAGCAATCCATGGCCTCCCTGTCTCTGCTGCGGTTAATAAAGCCTGGATCACAAGTTTGGTGGAACATCCAGTTAAGTTGAAACCCCCAACTGATCTGTCCAAGCCACCGGAAATACCATTGCTCCTAACGAAAAAGGAGCGTAAAAAGCTTAGACGTCAAAACCGTCAGGAAGCTCAGAgagaaaaacaagaaaaagtTAGACTTGGTCTAATGCCACCTCCTGAACCAAAG GTCCGTCTGGCAAATTTGATGAGAGTCCTAGGGTCAGATGCTGTTCAGGACCCAAGCAAAGTGGAAGCGTATGTGCGAGCCCAAATGGAATCCCGGAAACGAGCACATGAAGCTGCTAACGCTGCCCGAAAATTAACAAAAGAGCAAGCTCGTTACAAACGTATTAAGAAAATACGAGAAGACACAAGTCATGCTGTTCATGTAGCTGTTTACAggcaattcatttatttttgtttgaattaG